aaacaaagtcCTTTACAATATGAAAAGGCAGAAAGTcatataaaaaagtgttttaaaagctgtgttaatttatgtgtaattttctGAACTTTAAGAGAAACAGGTGATAAAAATGGATCTCCCATGAAAACACTAAGACtgctcagtcagactgaaccTAAAATTCTCTGAAGACTCACTCCAAGCTTTTCTTCTCAATCATCTTACCGCAGGAGGCGACACATGTGTCATAGACTGTGTTGAACAACGTGGTGCCCTGAGGACAGAAGCAGCCTTCCTGGGTGTAGTTGGCTGAAGATGTCACATCTGCCTGAAACATCTTGTTGTATCTGATGGGATTGATGGAAAGGTGGATTACTGCCAAGCtctgattacatttttcatttttaataattgatcTGGGGGTGGAGTGAAGGTTAGCCTGTTACTTAATCTTCACCCTTacaccctttgaactttttcacattttgtaagaaaataatCACAGACAAAATGTTCTTACAATAGAAAATGCTTGCAAGTACAACAATTTTGgtcaaaaagtttggacacctctgTTGTAAAACAATGTATCTAATAAAGCTCTGTTCAATTCATCATTGATTGAAAAGAGACATTGCTAAATGATTAGATCAAAGCATGGTCAAGTTTTGggatggtccagtcaaagtccaaacttaaattcaattgagaaataaaagattaacattttctttcacttcacagttaAGCACTACTTCCTGATGCAAAATGAAATCCTGTATTGAACATACTGACATTTGTAGCTGTTGTGCAACAAGTAAGTTTATTTAACTCTAAATTTTACcatctacaaagaaaaataagcaacCTGCAACAAATAATACAAATGCAGCAGagtgagaaaatgtttactGTACCTGTCATTGCATGTGGGCTCTACTAAGGGACCACAGGCCATGTACACTTTGTTGTTTGGACATCTGTGCTCTGTAACATATAATCatgttaattttaatatattccAGATCTCCAGAAGATGAGATATGTGATAATGACTAAATGTCTCACCACACAGTCCGTTGGTGTCACTCCTCCAGTCAATACAGACTCCTGCTTTGGAACACTCAGCAGCATACGCCTCCAGGCTGGAGCACGTGTCATTACCGCCATTACAAATTTCATAGGTGCAAGAGCTCACAAATGGTGAAGGGGATATGAATGAGTGGCACGGGGTGAATAAACTACAAAGACCATAGTTACATATTAGATCAGcagaaaatggttaaaaaagTTGCAGAGACAAATTCAAAGAACTGCAATTCAATATGTTCAAagacagaacaagaaaaaactGACAACTCAATTTAACCCACCGTCTTAAAGCAAGTGTTGGATGACCTTTAAAGAGGcgatattatgtattttccagacaaaaaagctccattttataacacaatcaactaactatgttaccttcagttattgTAAAACACTGTACATatcaaacatataaataaatttgactttgtaatttgacaTGTTTGGAATTTGACCTGTCTCTGTAAGACACAGGTCAAATTAAGGGATTTCTCAAATAAGCATGAAAGAATCACAACAGCTTCCCTCTTCCTGTCTGTTAAAACTTAGTGCCATTCATGTGAAGCTAGGAGATGCAGAAAAAATGACTGGAATTAATCTCAAGTTTCTGCAAATATCACttgaaatataataaacattaagatagatttataaaaaaaaatgaatgacacattttgagtttttctgacCTGCTCATAAGTAGCTCACAGATGGCAGGTTTGCAGGTTGGTTGTGTTGTTGGATTTGGGTGCTGGGATGAAGATGTTAGAGGTTGTGCTGTTGCAGTAACAGAAGGGAGGCTTGGGGAGACACAGCTGGTCCCAGGGACAGTCCAGAGTCCTGCAGATTCTGAGCAGCTTTCTATCTGGCCATTTGGAGAACGGCAGTCATTGGCCTGCGAGTTGTCACAGGTACCTACCAACAGAGGAAGCAGTTAGCAGCAGAGCTAGAAAACTCAAAGAAGTCATTCTCTGGATATTCTCTGGAAATTCACAAGCAGCTCAGACAACAAGTTGACTTGTTTCTTTCATCTTGTGGAAGGGGCATAAATATTCCATCCTTAACATATGGAACAAAtatgtttccttttatttgtcattgtagAAGGAAAATATCCATTAAATCCATTTCAATATCTACAGTAAAATTGCATAATTGTAAGTGTGAAATATTCTTAAACCTAAATAAAGACCATCTAACCAGTTGATATTcattctaaaacagaaaatgtacagaaaagAAATAGGCAGGAATTGtctattttacacaaaacaaacgAATTTCAGGCAGAGCAGCTAAAGTTCAGGAGATGGTTTCTGCTTTGTTTGAGCTCAACATTTTTCCATGGCACAAGAAACTAAGAGAAATCATGCTCAGCAATCTCAGATATAATATAAAGGCAGTTTTCTACCAGTAGAACCTCGTGTGTTTATCTCTGTGTTACTGTGTGCACCAACATTTGAAGGTTGGCATCTAACCCCTCCAATGTGTCCTTGATTAATGTGAAAGAATATATACATCTACCTGGCATGCATGAAAACCTTAAACAAAGGctgtttaaaacttttctaCCTACTTGATTTGGGTTGGAATCAAAATGAAGTCAAGTCTGATTTGGCTCTTGCTACATTTACTGACCTTTGGATCATTCTCAGTCATCctaaaaaagtgtaaatataaatgcacCCCTAACTTTCCAAGTGAGATCATTTTTCCATCTAATCCATTGTCTTTTGTTTCATATGTCcaaataatcatcaataatCACGACTGATAGCAAGCTCTCTGATAACTCACCACATTGTCCCTCAGTGTTTCCCCCAAATAGAGAATAAGGAAGGTCAATACTGAAGGAGGAGCCCCGATAGACTATTTTTGTGTTGATATCCTGTATCACTGCTGTGATCTCCATATCTGTGCCATAGAGCAGCATGACAGAATTGCTATATGCTGGATAGACACGTTTCTGATTCACATACACCTGTAGGAccccaaaaacaagaaaaatatcacattaatGAAGGTTGTGAAGTCGAAACAACTGTCAATTACATCATATTATGCAGAATATTTATTACGTCTTatctgtacaaaaaatatcacAAGCTGAAATTGTTCCAGTTAGACTGCTGCTTACCACATTGGTTGGTGTTCCTGAAGTTTTCACTTGAGTCAAAACTACCTTTACTGATTGATATGTGACACTTAGAGCCAGAGGACAGAATGTGCTGTCTGAAGGATCACAGATATTGCTTCTAGTAATTGTCAagttatattttgaaataatctcCTTAACTAAGTAATAAGAGCAATTCTGttgaaaattatacatttgtCCATCAAATGTCATGTAGTTGGATCCACTCCAGACATTACATACACCttcaggaagagaaagagaaaatctcaagaattaaaaaaacatgacattaggAAGTGCTGCCAAAATGAtcgtatttttgtgaaatgttatCAACTAATGAGACTATATGAAATGCTAATACAAGGCTACAAAGGTATGTCATCTGGTTCAAATGGAACACTAAATGCAAAGATATAAAGGACCGTATAGTTTCTTGTAGGCAGGCAAATTATTACGGAACGATTCAATTTTAAACTTACATTCACATTCATAGTGGAAGCAACATCCATTTTGTTCATAAATCTTGACAGGTTTCCTCCCATTGGTACAGATGGGGAGGGTTACATTTGGACAGACTGTAGCTGTGACCGTTACCTTGCCTTCGACGCAAGTCGCTGTGGTGCAATTGCTAGTATTCCAGGACTCTCCATTCTAAtaggaaacaaaatcaaaaacacatcgGTAAGATATCATTTATCACTGAAGGGCTTTGTTCTTGCAAACTGGAAATACCAattattttgcataaatcaAGTCAGAAGTCATTTGTCATCGTAATCCAATATGATGACTACAATTCTACAGTCAATACTGCAGAATTGACTCATGAAATGTATATATCTTgacaaataataacaataagCAATATTAAGGAGTAAAGAAAGCTTACTGGATTTGTTTTAGCTAGTAATGAAATCAAATCAATAGTGGAAAGTTAACGTTTTTAAACAGTAGtcaatttgttttacatttatagGATAAACTATATctttttaatgcataaattaTTTGTGCATTAAAATATTCCCTCAGTTGATCAGGATCTGGATATCTTTGGTCGTACTTTGTGCTCTAAGTTCAGACTGTtcccaaaaaaaatctatctttgTTGAAACCAATTATTGATGAATTGCATACATTAGCTGACGACATATGTATGCCTTACCTTTCTAGGTGGATACACATCAGAGCACTCTAGAGTAGCTGTAGATGCTACTGTTGTTACTGTGGTCAGGGGTCCAGAGCTTGAAGATGGGGCCTTTGTGGTTGAGCTCAGTAATGAAGTAGAAGAACGTGCAGTAGTGCTAGACATTGATGTGGTTGGACATGGGCTGGACTGTGTTTCAACTTTACAGGATGCATTGCAATATGCACTGTAACACCACCCAAGGCCATCAGTAACATTGTATAACAAGTCTcctgtgaataaaacattataGAGCAAAGTTTAGaacattaaataacaaatgcattcattacattttaaatgcaaggGTAGTAATGAAATAAGGATCAAAAAAGTGAATACTgaaaaatttttatattaagaTAAATATTACAGCCTTTAAAGATTTAGCTGTAGTACTCACAGAATTTAGAAATGCATTgcttaatttaaacaaaaatagtcCTATCAATCTAAAAGATGTACCGAGTATCATGAAGTGTGGATGAGTTTGAGAAGATATCTGTACTCTCTATTCCAATAATAATTACCAACATAATGTAATTTTCTAAAGCTGTTTTGGCCTTATGTGGAGTCCTCAAAGATCATCTGTAAATCTGATTCCctaaaaaaactgcaacaagaCGGCACGATGGTCAAAAGTCAATCAGTCcttaatttggaaaacaatACTGATAAATCtgacaagtttgttttaaattctgtaATGAATAAGTCATTGGAGACCAAATTGTTTATGTagcagataaagaaaaaaaaacaaatggtagTTATACATGTATACATAAGataaattttgaaaacagaagaaaacaaaattaaagctcAACGGTTTGCTTACATTCTTGAGGAGTCAAACTTATATAGATACTACTGCAACAGAATGTGCCTCCCAGAAGTGTGTGTATAGGTGTATTATCTATGAAATTTTGTGATATTATCAGggatttgtaattttatgtctGAAACTGTTCATTTATAAATGATTGTTCATATTTATTACGTTAATTACACATATCTGAAAATGCTTACTGTTGaaaatgctataaaaataaagaaaaataaaccttaaGATGTAAAAGAACATACCCGGAAGATGAGATGTTCCGTTAATATTACACACACATGAAGCAGTGGTAAACTGTGACGTTGAAGGAAAAGTTGCTCCGGTTGTGTGTGTAGTTGATGTAGGAGGATAAATTGTTGTACTTCCTGGGAGTGTCTTTGTCATGGGTGCAATGACAGTTGTAGCAGTTACTGGACTTTCAGTGGTTAAGCCTGTTGTGATTTTTATGGATGGGTTTGTAAGCACGCTTGATGTGTGTAGCTGTCCGGTTATAACAGCAAAGGTTGTTTCAGAGCTTGTGACAAGAGGTGATATTCTTGGAGACTCGGTCTGAATTGTGACCCTTGTTGTACGAAGGGGAAATACCTGTGTTGATATTGAAGGAAAAAATGATGTTGTACTTCTATGATGTGTCGGTAAAGACTGAAAGATTGAGCTGGTTGTAGGAGTAGGAATTGAAGTACGAGAGGTTGAGAGTGGAACAGTTACATTAATTGGACCTGTTGTGCCAACTTTTGAGGGGTTTGTTGTTCCAATCTTCACTGTTGTTTCTGAGAACGTAGTTTCGACAGATTCAGTTGTGGCTCTCTGGGTGGATGTTACAGGGCCTTCTGTAGTGGTTGTATGAAGAGATGGCTTTGATGATATGGTGGTAGTTTCACTCTTTCTGCTTGTTCCTTCTGGCACTGAACTTGTCATTTCAACAATTGCTGTGGTGGAGAATGTTAATTGACCAGAGGTAGCTTCAATGGGCTTTCTTGTACCGACATTAGTTGAGGAACCTTGGGTTGTAGATGCTTCAGAAGCTTTGGTTGTAATTGCTCCGGTTGTTCTGGAAGGTGTAGCTGTAGTTTTGGTAACAACAGAGGGCTTAGATGTGACAAGTGTTGTTTCTGGGCTGGTTGAAATGATTCCTGGTACTTCAGTTGTGGATTCAACAACTTCTGTAATGGAGCCAGTCACTGGACCTGTTGTGCCAACCTTTGAGGGGTTTGTTGTTCCAATCTTCACTGTTGTTTCTGAGAACGTAGTTTCGACATATTCAGTTGTGGCTCTCTGGGTGGATGTTACAGGGCCTTCTGTAGTGGTTGTATGAAGAGATGGCTTTGATGATATGGTGGTAGTTTCACTCTTTCTGCTTGTTCCTTCTGGCACTGAACTTGTCATTTCAACAATTGCTGTGGTGGAGAATGTTAATTGACCAGAGGTAGCTTCAATGGGCTTTCTTGTACCGACATTAGTTGAGGAACCTTGGGTTGTAGATGCTTCAGAAGCTTTGGTTGTAATTGCTCCGGTTGTTCTGGAAGGTGTAGCTGTAGTTTTGGTAACAACAGAGGGCTTAGATGTGACAAGTGTTGTTTCTGGGCTGGTTGAAATGATTCCTGGTACTTCAGTTGTGGATTCAACAACTTCTGTAATGGAGCCAGTCACTGGACCTGTTGTGCCAACCTTTGAGGGGTTTGTTGTTCCAATCTTCACTGTTGTTTCTGAGAACGTAGTTTCGACAGATTCAGTTGTGGCTCTCTGGGTGGATGTTACAGGGCCTTCTGTAGTGGTTGTATGAAGAGATGGCTTTGATGATATGGTGGTAGTTTCACTCTTTCTGCTTGTTCCTTCTGGCACTGAACTTGTCATTTCAACAATTGCTGTGGTGGAGAATGTTAATTGACCAGAGGTAGCTTCAATGGGCTTTCTTGTACCTACATTAGTTGAGGGACCTTGGGTTGTAGATGCTTCAGAAGCTTGGTTGTAATTGCTCCGGTTGTTCTGGAAGGTATAGCTGTAGTTTTGGTAACAACAGAGGGCTTAGATGTGACAAGTGTTGTTTCTGGGCTGGTTGAAATGATTCCTGGTACTTCAGTTGTGGATTCAACAACTTCTGTAATGGAGCCAGTCACTGGACCTGTTGTGCCAACCTTTGAGGGGTTTGTTGTTCCAATCTTCACTGTTGTTTCTGAGAACGTAGTTTCGACAGATTCAGTTGTGGCTCTCTGGGTGGATGTTACAGGGCCTTCTGTAGTGGTTGTATGAAGAGATGGCTTTGATGATATGGTGGTAGTTTCACTCTTTCTGCTTGTTCCTTCTGGCACTGAACTTGTCATTTCAACAATTGCTGTGGTGGAGAATGTTAATTGACCAGAGGTAGCTTCAATGGGCTTTCTTGTACCTACATTAGTTGAGGGACCTTGGGTTGTAGATGCTTCAGAAGCTTTGGTTGTAATTGCTCCGGTTGTTCTGGAAGGTGTAGCTGTAATTTTGGTAACAACAGAGGGCTTAGATGTGACAAGTGTTGTTTCTGGGCTGGTTGAAATGATTCCTGGTACTTCAGTTGTGGATTCAACAACTTCTGTAATGGAGCCAGTCACTGGACCTGTTGTGCCAACCTTTGAGGGGTTTGTTGTTCCAATCTTCACTGTTGTTTCTGAGAACGTAGTTTCGACAGATTCAGTTGTGGCTCTCTGGGTGGATGTTACAGGGCCTTCTGTAGTGGTTGTATGAAGAGATGGCTTTGATGATATGGTGGTAGTTTCACTCTTTCTGCTTGTTCCTTCTGGCACTGAACTTGTCATTTCAACAATTGCTGTGGTGGAGAATGTTAATTGACCAGAGGTAGCTTCAATGGGCTTTCTTGTACCGACATTAGTTGAGGAACCTTGGGTTGTAGATGCTTCAGAAGCTTTGGTTGTAATTGCTCCGGTTGTTCTGGAAGGTGTAGCTGTAGTTTTGGTAACAACAGAGGGCTTAGATGTGACAAGTGTTGTTTCTGGGCTGGTTGAAATGATTCCTGGTACTTCAGTTGTGGATTCAACAACTTCTGTAATGGAGCCAGTCACTGGACCTGTTGTGCCAACCTTTGAGGGGTTTGTTGTTCCAATCTTCACTGTTGTTTCTGAGAACGTAGTTTCGACAGATTCAGTTGTGGCTCTCTGGGTGGATGTTACAGGGCCTTCTGTAGTGGTTGTATGAAGAGATGGCTTTGATGATATGGTGGTAGTTTCACTCTTTCTGCTTGTTCCTTCTGGCACTGAACTTGTCATTTCAACAATTGCTGTGGTGGAGAATGTTAATTGACCAGAGGTAGCTTCAATGGGCTTTCTTGTACCTACATTAGTTGAGGGACCTTGGGTTGTAGATGCTTCAGAAGCTTCGGTTGTAATTGCTCCGGTTGTTCTGGAAGGTATAGCTGTAGTTTTGGTAACAACAGAGGGCTTAGATGTGACAAGTGTTGTTTCTGGGCTGGTTGAAATGATTCCTGGTACTTCAGTTGTGGATTCAACAACTTCTGTAATGGAGCCAGTCACTGGACCTGTTGTGCCAACCTTTGAGGGGTTTGTTGTTCCAATCTTCACTGTTGTTTCTGAGAACGTAGTTTCGACAGATTCAGTTGTGGCTCTCTGGGTGGATGTTACAGGGCCTTCTGTAGTGGTTGTATGAAGAGATGGCTTTGATGATATGGTGGTAGTTTCACTCTTTCTGCTTGTTCCTTCTGGCACTGAACTTGTCATTTCAACAATTGCTGTGGTGGAGAATGTTAATTGACCAGAGGTAGCTTCAATGGGCTTTCTTGTACCTACATTAGTTGAGGGACCTTGGGTTGTAGATGCTTCAGAAGCTTTGGTTGTAATTGCTCCGGTTGTTCTGGAAGGTGTAGCTGTAGTTTTGGTAACAACAGAGGGCTTAGATGTGACAAGTGTTGTTTCTGGGCTGGTTGAAATGATTCCTGGTACTTCAGTTGTGGATTCAACAACTTCTGTAATGGAGCCAGTCACTGGACCTGTTGTGCCAACCTTTGAGGGGTTTGTTGTTCCAATCTTCACTGTTGTTTCTGAGAACGTAGTTTCGACAGATTCAGTTGTGGCTCTCTGGGTGGATGTTACAGGGCCTTCTGTAGTGGTTGTATGAAGAGATGGCTTTGATGATATGGTGGTAGTTTCACTCTTTCTGCTTGTTCCTTCTGGCACTGAACTTGTCATTTCAACAATTGCTGTGGTGGAGAATGTTAATTGACCAGAGGTAGCTTCAATGGGCTTTCTTGTACCTACATTAGTTGAGGGACCTTGGGTTGTAGATGCTTCAGAAGCTT
This genomic interval from Gambusia affinis linkage group LG02, SWU_Gaff_1.0, whole genome shotgun sequence contains the following:
- the LOC122846882 gene encoding intestinal mucin-like protein; this encodes MTSSVPEGTSRKSETTTISSKPSLHTTTTEGPVTSTQRATTESVETTFSETTVKIGTTNPSKVGTTGPVTGSITEVVESTTEVPGIISTSPETTLVTSKPSVVTKTTATPSRTTGAITTKASEASTTQGSSTNVGTRKPIEATSGQLTFSTTAIVEMTSSVPEGTSRKSETTTISSKPSLHTTTTEGPVTSTQRATTEYVETTFSETTVKIGTTNPSKVGTTGPVTGSITEVVESTTEVPGIISTSPETTLVTSKPSVVTKTTATPSRTTGAITTKASEASTTQGSSTNVGTRKPIEATSGQLTFSTTAIVEMTSSVPEGTSRKSETTTISSKPSLHTTTTEGPVTSTQRATTESVETTFSETTVKIGTTNPSKVGTTGPINVTVPLSTSRTSIPTPTTSSIFQSLPTHHRSTTSFFPSISTQVFPLRTTRVTIQTESPRISPLVTSSETTFAVITGQLHTSSVLTNPSIKITTGLTTESPVTATTVIAPMTKTLPGSTTIYPPTSTTHTTGATFPSTSQFTTASCVCNINGTSHLPGDLLYNVTDGLGWCYSAYCNASCKVETQSSPCPTTSMSSTTARSSTSLLSSTTKAPSSSSGPLTTVTTVASTATLECSDVYPPRKNGESWNTSNCTTATCVEGKVTVTATVCPNVTLPICTNGRKPVKIYEQNGCCFHYECECVCNVWSGSNYMTFDGQMYNFQQNCSYYLVKEIISKYNLTITRSNICDPSDSTFCPLALSVTYQSVKVVLTQVKTSGTPTNVVYVNQKRVYPAYSNSVMLLYGTDMEITAVIQDINTKIVYRGSSFSIDLPYSLFGGNTEGQCGTCDNSQANDCRSPNGQIESCSESAGLWTVPGTSCVSPSLPSVTATAQPLTSSSQHPNPTTQPTCKPAICELLMSSLFTPCHSFISPSPFVSSCTYEICNGGNDTCSSLEAYAAECSKAGVCIDWRSDTNGLCEHRCPNNKVYMACGPLVEPTCNDRYNKMFQADVTSSANYTQEGCFCPQGTTLFNTVYDTCVASCDCVGPDGKPKQPGETWTSECSSCECDQDSMSVRCEPVTCPEVQEPNCSEPGQQLTNTTQGCCTTQTCECNLNLCAGPSACPLGFQLHVSNRTCCPSYECVPKGVCVYDMTEFQPGTKIPTPQTITEAPLEEVSIAAAPSGTGGGGQEESFIPAACQECYCGPDTHPTTKLNVITCTPVVCHTNCSEGFEYQPAAGQCCGSCVQKSCILTTSGNNTVQIIEVNNTFVPPGDKCVQYTCEEINGQILMKETKTICPPFNPLDCEPETEKTDASGCCTTCRLQSVCQVESQQIRVEVNHCVSAMPVNVTSCVGNCRSSSMYSAAANSMMHQCECCQEATTSRKQVELTCADGSTLQHSYSHVESCRCRTETCSAGATTRAQRRRKR